From the Tripterygium wilfordii isolate XIE 37 chromosome 6, ASM1340144v1, whole genome shotgun sequence genome, one window contains:
- the LOC119999896 gene encoding F-box/LRR-repeat protein 12-like isoform X2, translating into MSQADVSYSCGSCGYPLNLTSSNRITSAIGSEYRKSIKKVVAGYRSLEVICIHRCIVTEVALEVLAASSCFAMKLVNLSHSARLSDNGLRALSQACYKLLAVEASI; encoded by the exons ATGTCCCAAGCTGATGTCTCTTACAG TTGTGGGTCTTGCGGATACCCTTTGAATTTAACATCTTCCAATCGAATCACCTCTGCCATTGGATCTGAATATCGCAAATCCATAAAGAAAG TTGTCGCTGGCTATCGCTCCTTAGAAGTTATTTGTATTCACCGGTGCATAGTCACAGAAGTTGCCTTGGAGGTTTTGGCCGCCAGCTCTTGCTTTGCAATGAAACTTGTGAATCTGTCTCACTCTGCGCGTCTTTCTGACAATGGGTTGAGAGCTCTATCCCAGGCATGCTATAAGCTTCTTGCAGTGGAGGCATCTATTTGA
- the LOC119999895 gene encoding peroxisomal membrane protein 13-like, protein MESNSQSRAGNPPPKPWETAATTSGSGPFKPPSPGSTSDVVEASGTARPGEIVPPTNTAANRNTLTRPVPTRPWEQQQTYGSSYGGYGSGLNYNSGYGSGMYGSSYGGYGSTYGGGLYGNSMSRGGYGGMYGGSGMYGGGMYGGGFGGQMGGYGMGGMGMGPFGEQDPNNPFGSPASPPGFWISFLRVMQGVVTFFGRISILIDQNTQAFHMFMSALLQLFDSSGVLYGELARFVLRLLGIRTKPKRVPGPGPDGLPVPHNPRGHQNYIQGPKAVPNGAWDDVWGRHQ, encoded by the exons ATGGAGTCCAATTCCCAATCAAGAG CTGGTAACCCACCTCCAAAACCTTGGGAAACAGCAGCCACCACATCTGGTTCTGGTCCTTTTAAACCACCATCACCTGGCAGCACTAGTGATGTGGTTGAGGCATCTGGAACAGCAAGACCTGGTGAAATTGTTCCCCCAACTAACACAGCCGCAAACAGAAATACTCTTACTAGGCCTGTGCCTACTAGGCCATGGGAGCAGCAGCAGACCTATGGGAGTAGTTATGGAG GTTATGGTTCTGGTCTTAATTATAATTCTGGTTATGGATCGGGAATGTACGGCTCTTCATATGGTGGGTATGGAAGCACGTACGGTGGTGGATTATACGGGAATAGCATGTCTAGAGGAGGTTATGGAGGGATGTATGGAGGCTCTGGCATGTATGGCGGGGGAATGTATGGTGGTGGTTTTGGAGGCCAAATGGGTGGTTATGGAATGGGAGGAATGGGAATGGGTCCATTTGGTGAGCAGGATCCTAACAATCCATTTGGTTCTCCCGCATCTCCGCCGGGCTTTTGGATTTCATTCCTTAGAGTG ATGCAAGGAGTTGTGACCTTTTTTGGCCGGATATCAATTCTGATAGACCAGAATACCCAGGCATTCCACATGTTTATGTCTGCTCTCCTTCAG CTTTTTGACAGCTCAGGTGTTTTGTATGGAGAGTTGGCCAGGTTTGTTCTCAGACTGTTGGGAATCAGAACAAAGCCAAAGAGGGTTCCTGGACCAGGACCTGATGGACTCCCGGTACCTCACAACCCTCGTGGACATCAGAACTACATTCAGGGGCCTAAGGCTGTGCCAAATGGTGCATGGGATGACGTCTGGGGGAGGCATCAGTAG
- the LOC119999894 gene encoding 60S ribosomal protein L5-like: protein MVFVKAQKSKAYFKRFQVKYKRRRQGKTDYRARIRLINQDKNKYNTPKYRFVVRFSNKDVTAQIISASIAGDMVLASAYSHELPRYGLEVGLSNYAAAYCTGLLLARRVLKMLEMDEEYEGNVEATGEDFSVEPAETRRPFRALLDVGLVRTTTGNRVFGALKGALDGGLDIPHSDKRFAGFNKDDKQLDAEVHRKYIYGGHVAAYMRTLMEDEPDKYQSHFGEYIKKGIESDNIEELYKKVHAAIRSDPTVKKSEKQPPKEHKRYNLKKLSYEERKAKLIERLQALNAAADEDDDE from the exons ATG GTATTTGTCAAAGCACAAAAGTCTAAAGCTTATTTTAAGCGTTTTCAAGTTAAATACAAGAGGAGAAGGC AGGGCAAGACAGACTACCGGGCCAGGATTCGCCTTATCAACCAGGATAAAAATAAGTACAATACTCCAAAGTATCGGTTCGTTGTGCGATTT TCAAACAAAGATGTAACTGCACAGATTATATCTGCTAGCATTGCGGGTGATATGGTTCTTGCATCTGCTTATTCCCACGAGCTACCTCGCTATGGCCTTGAAGTGGGTCTTTCAAATTATGCAGCAG CATACTGCACTGGGCTTCTGTTAGCCCGCCGAGTTCTTAAGATGCTTGAGATGGATGAGGAGTACGAGGGAAATGTTGAG GCAACTGGAGAGGATTTCTCTGTTGAACCAGCTGAAACCAGGAGACCATTCCGTGCTCTCCTTGATGTTGGTCTAGTGAGGACAACTACTGGGAATCGTGTCTTTGGCGCTCTCAAG GGAGCTTTGGATGGTGGACTTGATATACCTCACAGTGACAAGAGGTTTGCTGGATTCAACAAAGATGATAAGCAACTTGATGCTGAAGTTCACCGCAAGTACATCTATGGTGGCCATGTTGCTGCATACATGAGG ACTTTGATGGAAGATGAGCCAGATAAGTATCAATCTCACTTTGGTGAATATATAAAGAAGGGTATCGAGTCAGATAACATAGAGGAGTTGTACAAAAAGGTTCATGCTGCCATACGCAGTGACCCGACAGTGAAGAAATCTGAGAAGCAGCCTCCGAAAGAGCACAAGAG GTATAACCTTAAGAAGCTAAGTTATGAAGAAAGAAAGGCTAAATTGATAGAAAGATTGCAGGCTCTGAATGCTGCTGccgatgaagatgatgatgagtgA
- the LOC119999896 gene encoding uncharacterized protein At4g08330, chloroplastic-like isoform X1, which produces MSQADVSYSCGSCGYPLNLTSSNRITSAIGSEYRKSIKKGFISFLSVDLSRFTQVDEVNCFVFHWGRYRSKTKLLCRKCGVHIGYGYGDTHVLCGFDSPNSSSSTYKKFVIKIRALQPSEES; this is translated from the exons ATGTCCCAAGCTGATGTCTCTTACAG TTGTGGGTCTTGCGGATACCCTTTGAATTTAACATCTTCCAATCGAATCACCTCTGCCATTGGATCTGAATATCGCAAATCCATAAAGAAAGGTTTTATCTCCTTCCTTTCTGTTGATTTGAGTCGCTTCACACAGGTTGACGAGGTAAACTGTTTTGTCTTTCACTGGGGTCGTTATCGTTCGAAAACAAAACTTTTATGTCGAAAATGTGGGGTTCATATTGGCTATGGCTATGGGGACACACATGTTCTCTGTGGTTTTGACTCGCCCAACTCATCAAGCTCAACCTATAAAAAGTTTGTTATAAAGATCCGAGCTCTACAGCCTTCAGAAGAAAGCTAA